The proteins below are encoded in one region of Carettochelys insculpta isolate YL-2023 chromosome 32, ASM3395843v1, whole genome shotgun sequence:
- the LOC142005009 gene encoding olfactory receptor 10A4-like: MIYSARDANTNETISDVLILVGFSYVNKLQILLFLVLLVIYLATLIGNLLVILLIKLSPSLKTPMYFFLVNLSFLEICFTTSIVPQLLVHLLVEEKTISIASCAAQMYFFNIMGLTECCLLSAMAYDRYVAICHPLHYTTIMSGQVCALLTGASWFIGISVELAHTTWIFSFGLCGSNRIHHFFCDAPPILKMACADTSQINILVFTVAVLFILSPFLLILLSYICIISTILKLPSTEGRRKAFSTCSSHLMVVTLFYGTAVLSYLVPKSGSTRESDLLISLLNTIVAPVLNPIIYTLRNKEVKGALRNILKKSTFAHSRRNQ, encoded by the coding sequence ATGATCTATTCTGCGAGAGACGCTAATACAAATGAGACCATCTCTGATGTCCTCATCTTGGTTGGGTTTTCTTATGTTaacaagctgcaaatccttctgtttctgGTGCTTCTGGTCATTTATTTAGCCACCCTGATAGGGAACCTCTTGGTAATCCTGCTTATaaagctcagcccctccctgaaaacccccatgtatttcttcctggtgaacctctCCTTCTTGGAAATCTGCTTCACTACGAGCAttgtccctcagctgctggttcacctcttggtggaggaaaagaccatctccattgccaGCTGTGCAGCCCAGATGTACTTCTTCAACATCATGGGCCTCACAGAGTGCTGCCTACTTTcagccatggcctatgaccgctatgtggccatctgccaccctctgcactacacaaccatcatgagtggCCAGGTGTGCGCTCTGCTCACAGGGGCTTCATGGTTCATTGGCATCTCAGTAGAGCTCGCTCACACCACGTGGATCTTCAGCTTTGGAttgtgtggctccaaccgcatccaccacttcttctgcgaTGCCCCACCAATTCTGAAGATGGCATGCGCCGACACATCCCAGATTAACATTTTAGTTTTTACTGTGGCAGTGCTCTTCATCTTGAGCCCCTTTTTATTGATCCTCCTGTCCTACATCTgtattatctccaccatccttaAGCTGCCATCAACAGAAGggaggcgtaaagccttctccacctgctcctcacaCCTCATGGTTGTGACTTTATTCTACGGAACAGCCGTTCTCTCATACCTGGTGCCCAAATCTGGATCCACTAGAGAGAGTGACCTACTCATTTCTCTCTTGAACACAATTGTTGCACCAGTGCTCAATCCCATCatatacactctgaggaacaaagaggtgaagggagcctTGAGAAACATACTCAAGAAGAGCACCTTTGCACACAGCCGGAGAAATCAGTGA